In one window of Leptospira sp. GIMC2001 DNA:
- a CDS encoding DoxX family protein produces the protein MENFTKPLKIATLVVRILLGFIFTASSIVVLFDLVPQPELTGTMKTFNDGIKASGYLMPLVKITELVCGISLLVGRFVPLSLIVIAPVTVNILMVHIFIDTEGLPIAVLLTLGNLFLAYVYREKYKGLFDSK, from the coding sequence ATGGAAAATTTTACAAAACCCCTCAAAATCGCAACCTTGGTTGTGAGAATACTTCTAGGTTTCATATTTACAGCATCATCAATTGTTGTATTATTTGATCTTGTTCCACAACCAGAACTCACAGGAACTATGAAAACATTCAATGATGGTATCAAGGCCTCTGGCTATCTCATGCCTTTAGTCAAGATAACAGAGTTAGTCTGCGGAATATCACTGCTAGTTGGTAGATTCGTTCCATTATCTTTGATAGTAATAGCTCCTGTGACTGTTAATATTCTAATGGTTCATATCTTTATTGATACTGAAGGATTACCTATTGCAGTTCTACTTACTCTTGGTAACTTATTTCTAGCATATGTTTATCGTGAAAAATACAAAGGTTTATTTGACTCAAAATGA
- a CDS encoding MATE family efflux transporter — MNELENKDIKPPPQSIWSALKEAIRGSEADYTKISIRKAIFLLSIPMILELVLESVFAVADIYFVGHLGASAVATVGLTETYLFLLYSIAMGLSMAVTAIVARRIGEGDRSNAGASGVQSIIVAMAASLPFTIGGLFFAKELLALMGGDEWTINHGYVYAQWMLGGNSVIVLLFVINAIFRGAGDAAIAMRVLTISNALNLILDPLLIFGWGPIPAMGIEGAAIATNIGRGIGVIVQLWVLFQGGKHIRVLREHLKIDWEIIFGILKTSVGGIAQMIVAMASWIFIMRILAEFGSATVAGATIALRVMMFTMMPAWGMSNAAATLVGQNLGANQPDRAERSVWVTGFWNMGFLVGVSIFYFLYSDSLIGIFTDDPKVIEVGMTWLRIVSYSYFVYAWWMVATQAFNGAGDTMTPTKINIVFFWIFQIPLAYYMSQHTNFGHTGVFWAMMSTETSVGLFTLWLFSRGGWKTMKV, encoded by the coding sequence ATGAATGAATTAGAGAATAAAGATATTAAGCCACCTCCACAATCTATCTGGAGCGCTCTAAAAGAGGCGATACGAGGATCAGAGGCAGATTATACAAAAATTAGCATCCGTAAGGCGATTTTTTTGTTATCTATTCCAATGATCCTTGAACTCGTTTTGGAATCGGTTTTCGCAGTAGCTGACATTTATTTCGTTGGTCACTTGGGAGCTTCTGCAGTTGCAACTGTCGGGTTAACCGAAACCTATCTCTTTCTTCTTTATTCTATTGCAATGGGCTTGTCGATGGCAGTAACTGCCATCGTCGCTCGAAGAATAGGTGAAGGTGATAGATCTAATGCCGGTGCGTCTGGTGTGCAGTCAATTATTGTAGCTATGGCTGCATCTCTTCCCTTTACTATTGGTGGGCTATTCTTTGCAAAAGAACTTCTGGCACTAATGGGCGGTGATGAATGGACCATCAACCATGGTTATGTATACGCTCAATGGATGTTAGGTGGCAATTCTGTTATAGTTTTATTATTTGTTATTAATGCAATTTTTCGTGGAGCTGGAGATGCAGCAATCGCGATGCGAGTTCTAACAATTTCGAATGCTTTGAATCTTATTTTAGATCCCTTACTGATTTTTGGATGGGGTCCAATTCCTGCAATGGGAATTGAAGGAGCAGCCATTGCGACCAATATTGGAAGAGGCATTGGTGTTATTGTCCAACTTTGGGTTCTATTTCAAGGTGGAAAACATATTCGAGTCTTGCGAGAACATTTGAAAATTGACTGGGAAATAATTTTTGGAATTCTTAAAACATCTGTTGGGGGAATCGCCCAGATGATTGTTGCAATGGCATCTTGGATTTTTATAATGCGAATACTTGCCGAATTTGGAAGTGCAACTGTTGCTGGAGCGACTATAGCTTTGAGAGTAATGATGTTCACGATGATGCCAGCCTGGGGAATGTCCAATGCAGCAGCCACTCTCGTTGGTCAAAATCTAGGTGCCAATCAACCTGATCGTGCAGAACGTTCGGTTTGGGTAACTGGATTTTGGAACATGGGATTCTTGGTGGGCGTTTCAATTTTCTACTTCTTATATAGTGATTCTTTAATAGGCATTTTTACTGATGATCCAAAGGTGATTGAAGTTGGTATGACATGGCTCAGAATAGTTTCCTACTCATATTTCGTATATGCTTGGTGGATGGTTGCAACCCAGGCATTCAATGGCGCAGGTGATACAATGACACCAACCAAAATCAATATCGTTTTTTTCTGGATATTTCAGATTCCACTAGCGTACTATATGTCACAGCATACTAATTTTGGTCATACGGGTGTTTTTTGGGCAATGATGTCCACTGAAACTTCGGTTGGGCTTTTTACTCTATGGCTATTTTCCCGCGGTGGCTGGAAAACTATGAAAGTATAG
- a CDS encoding TIGR04452 family lipoprotein: MKILKKLTILFLAGFIATNCVILNPLGLHSDREKGSEASGRIIDAAITTDIVNTVILSGGRGVGISILSLIADDIAGIEDDKYYVSSTVDECIDGIRGFTGFLLGSTIANVLSCGDLKTDGILLGDPLPSI, from the coding sequence GTGAAAATTTTGAAAAAACTAACAATTTTATTTTTGGCTGGGTTCATAGCAACTAACTGTGTGATCTTGAATCCGCTAGGTTTACACTCGGATCGAGAAAAAGGAAGTGAAGCTTCTGGAAGAATTATTGATGCAGCGATAACAACCGATATCGTTAATACAGTTATTTTATCGGGCGGACGCGGTGTTGGAATCAGTATTCTGAGTTTGATTGCAGATGATATTGCTGGAATCGAAGACGATAAATACTATGTGTCTTCAACAGTTGATGAATGTATCGATGGTATCAGAGGATTCACAGGATTTCTACTTGGCTCCACAATCGCAAACGTTCTATCTTGCGGTGATCTAAAAACTGACGGAATTCTCTTGGGAGATCCATTACCAAGCATCTAA
- a CDS encoding LIC_10421 family protein: MKKILVTLMLLSSFSLFAIEDIERVLIQKAETPEQKQVVKEYLLKIAQEHEDLSKRYKRMSVATKGGKAVYQSNKKAEMEELADKFAEDAKIYRAEAEKLK; the protein is encoded by the coding sequence ATGAAAAAAATACTAGTAACCTTAATGCTACTTTCAAGTTTCTCGCTATTTGCGATTGAAGATATAGAAAGAGTACTGATTCAAAAGGCGGAGACTCCAGAGCAGAAACAAGTCGTAAAAGAATATTTGTTAAAGATTGCTCAGGAGCATGAAGATCTTTCTAAAAGATATAAAAGAATGTCCGTTGCAACTAAGGGTGGTAAGGCTGTTTATCAATCCAACAAAAAAGCTGAAATGGAAGAATTAGCAGATAAATTTGCTGAAGATGCTAAGATCTACCGCGCAGAAGCAGAAAAATTAAAGTAA